Within Veillonellales bacterium, the genomic segment GAATCTGAAATGGCTGGTTGATCTTACCGCCATTGCTCTTATTATTTTAGCGGCTACGGGAGTTTATTTCTCAGTGGTTTTGCTGCGGGCGGGCAGTAAAAAATAATGTATTGGTTACGGGTTAAATCGTTATGTATAGTTACAAAAATTCCTTTCATGTATACATGAAAGGAATTTTTGTACGAAGCAGCACAAACGGGGATAACGCTGTTGGTAGTCTTAACAGCAGTCCTTTTTATCCATTGAAAGAATAAATTTACAAATCATCGCATGCTGAAAAAAATGGCAGGGATCCAGACCGACAATTTTTTTCAGTTTTTCCAGACGGAACTTCAGGGTGTTCCGGTGGATAAATAATTGGCTGGCAGTCGCGGAGATGTTGAGATTGTTTGCCAATAGGCAGTCCAATGTTTTATGCATATCATAGGGACTTTTGACTTCGTCAAATTTCTGTTTGATTTTTTTTAGCGCCAGGGAAGAAGCGCATTTGCCGCATTGATTTTCAAATAGATAATTTAGCAGGATGTCATATTCGGCGATGGAGCGGGTTTGATCCGGCGGGGAAGACGACAGAGCAAATAGCGCCTCTTCGTAAGACTGGCGAAGCAGGGATTCATTGGCTGCCGGACTGCCGATTCCTATTTGTATCGTCAATGGAGGCTGCAGAGATTTTAGCATGCCAGTTACACTTTTCGTAAAAATATTCAGCTTCTTTTCGCAGAAATCATCGGCCAAGGATTTAATAATACATAAATTTTTTTTATAAAACAAGCTGATATCCTGGTCGGTAAAACAAGCAGCTTCTTTAATCGTATTCAGCACCGTTTCCCGGATACGGGCGGAATACAGATTTTGCAGGCCATCGGCGCAAAAATCGTCTTTGCCTGCCGGCTCCAGTGCAATGAGAATGACCAAGCGCGGCAGGTTGATCCGATAGTTGAGCATTTCGGCCAATGTTTTAATATCTTCTTTTGCTCCCTCCGGTTGATTGGAGAACAGCAAATCCACCAGCTGTGCTTTTACTCTGTTTTCCGATCGGTAATCGGCCAGAAACATTTCCCGTTCCAGAATCAACTCGGTGACGGTTTTTACCAGCTTAGCGGTATCACGTACTTCACGCGGTTCACCGGTTACGCCGACAACGCCGACAATTTTCTTTTTTATATCAATCGGCCACATGACTCCAGGCAAAGCACCGCTGTAATGCTCCACTTCGTTCGTTTGGATTTCAACGACATTTTTTTCTTCTACAGCCAGTTTTCCTCCCTGATGAAAAGTATTGATTCGTTCAGACTGACCGGAAGCGATGATAAGTCCGCTGCAATTCATAATATTTACATTCCGGTGGACAATATCCATAAGTTGATTAACGATTTTCTGTGCAAGTTCCCGCGAGATAATGGTAATAGTATCAACCCCTTTCCGTCAACTTCATTTTACCATTATCCCGGTTGTGAGTAAATGCGGCTGGCTTTTGTACATTAGTGGCAATGGAATTCGTATATGTGCCTGATGAACAAGAATGAACTGTGAATATTCTAAATTTTTGTTCTTGAAGCACAAAGGGATCATAAAGAAGATATTGAATTATATTTCATATGATTTAAATACAAGTTTGGAGGAAAAAAGATGGCGACAATTAATATTCCGTACAGTAAAAGCCATATTGCAGTTTCCCTGCCGGACGCACAGCTGCAAGGCATATTGGAATCCAGGGCTCACCGGTATAAACCGGAGGCCGGTGAAGCTGAATTGGTACAACGGGCGTTGGAAAATCCTATTGCATCGCCGCGGCTGTGCGAGCTGGCAAAGGGACGCAAAAAAATTGTGATTATTACCAGTGATCATACACGGCCTGTCCCCACTAAAATTATCAGTCCGCTGCTGCTGAAAGAAATTCGCAGCACGAATCCGGGCGCAGATATTACGTTTTTGGTGGCGACCGGCTTTCATCGGGCGACCACGCAGGCTGAGCTGCTGAATAAGTTTGGCGAGGAACTGCTGAAGAATGAGAAGATCGTTGTGCATGACTGCTGGGATAAAAGTACACTGGTTTCTGCCGGTAAGCTGCCGTCCGGCGGTGATTTGTTAATCAACAAGCTGGCAATGGAAGCAGATTTGCTTATCGCCGAAGGGTTTATCGAGCCTCATTTATTCGCCGGGTTTTCCGGGGGGCGGAAAAGCGTTCTGCCGGGGATTGTCAGCGGAGAAACTATTCAGGCCAACCATTGTTCCGAGTTTATTGCCCACGAAAAAGCCCGGGCCGGTATTTTAGACGGTAATCCGATTCATACCGACATGCTGTTTGCCGCGAAACAGGCGAAGCTGGCCTTTATTATGAATGTTGTCATTGATGCCGATAAAAAAGTCATTCATGCTTTTGCCGGGGATCTGGAGCAGGCTCATGTGGCAGGCTGTCAGTTTGTTCGCGAACTGGCATCCGTTGAGGCAAAGCCGGCCGATATTGTGATTACCTCTAACGGCGGCTATCCTTTGGATCAGAACATTTATCAACTGGTGAAAGGCTTGTCTTCCGGGGAAGCGACCTGCAAGCAGGGGGGGGTAATCATCATTTGTGCCGCCTGCAACGACGGACACGGCGGCGAGGCGTTCTACAAATGGTTCAAAGAGGCACCGGGCGGCGCCCGGGAGGTTATGGACAAGATTATGAAAATCGGCCGGAACTCCACCATTCCCGATCAGTGGGCGGCGCAAATTATCGCCCGCATTCAATTGAAGCATACGGTTATTATCGTCAGTGATCAATGCGATCATCAACTCATTGCCGATATGGGATTCAAACCTGCATCGACAATGGAAGAAGCACTGGCGGCGGCAAAAATTGCCGGCCCCCAAGCTACATTTACTGTAATTCCCGATGGGGTGGCAGTCATTATCAACTGAGTATAGGCGGGTTTATCAGTCGGCTATATAAGGGGCATTAGAAATATGGATTTTTAATGCATTATATAGAAAAACACAAAGGAGGAAAAATATGGCTATTGATGCAATCGTATTGAATGAGAAGGATAATGTGGCGACAGCAGTGCAAATATTGAAAGCCGGTCAAAAAGCATCGGTTCGCTTAGGACGTGAACTGCATGCGGCTGTTTTGGCAGAGGATATTCCTTACGGGCATAAGTTTGCTGTGCGGAATATTACCAAAGGTGAAGATATTCTAAAGTATGGCGAGGTTATCGGACGGGCAACGAAGGATATTCCGAGCGGCTGTCATGCCCATGTGCAAAATATTGAAAGCCTGCGCGGCCGCGGTGATCTGAAAGGAGATAAATAATTATGGAATTTTTGGGTTATCGCCGTGCCGACGGTACGGTGGGTACGCGAAATTATGTAGGTGTTTTATCTGTAGTTGTATGTGTGAATGAAGTGGTAGAAGCGATTGCCAGCAAGGTTCAGGGCACGGTTCGTTTTACTCATCACCAGGGTTGCTGTCAGACGCCCCTTGATATTGGCAAGGTCAATCATACTTTGATTGGGCTGGGACGCAATCCCAATTTGCACTCCGTATTATTGGTCAGCCTGGGGTGTGAAAGCACGGATCTTTCCCAAGTTATCGAAGGTATTCGTGCCAGCGGCAAACGGGTGGAGCATATTGTGGTGCAGGAAACCGGCGGCGCGTCAAGGACTACGGCTCAGGGGATTTTGCTGGCTCAGGAAATGGTACGGGAGGCATCGTTGCAAGCCAGAGAACCGTTTCCCATCAGCGAACTCGTCATGGGTATGAAATGCGGCAGCTCGGATACGACGTCCGGTCTTGTACCAAATCCGGCGATTGGTGTGGCTTCCGATTTACTGGTAGCTGAAGGCGGTACTTCCGTATTGGGTGAAGTCACTGAGTTTATCGGGGCAGAACATATTTTAGCCCGTCATGCCGCTAACGAGGAGGTGGCCAAAGGAATTTTCGCTCTTGTAAAACGCATGGAAAATCGGGCGATGGCAGTTGGGGAAGATATCCGCGGCGGCCAACCTACCGGCGGCAACATTAAAGGCGGTCTGACCACGATTGAGGAGAAATCCCTCGGCGCTATTGCTAAGGCCGGCAGCGCACCCATTCAGGCAGTGTACGAGTATGGCGAGCGTCCGCAAGTCAAAGGACTGGTCGTTATGGATTCTCCCGGCCGGGAACCGGAGATCCTGACCGGTCTGGCGGCGGCAGGCTGTAATGTGATTGCGTTCGCAACCGGGCGGGGAGCGCCGCAGGGATTTCCCTTTGTCCCGGTATTGAAAATTACCGGTAGCCGTACAGCAGCGGAAAAAATGAGCGATCATATTGATATGAATCTGAGTGCCGTAATTGACGGGGGCGATACGATTCCTGATGCCGGACGGCGTGTTTTGGAAGAATTGGTCAAAGTTGCTTCCGGTGCCATGACAAAAGCCGAGATATCCGGTTATACCAACTCAATGGATATTTATATGTGGGGTCCGGTTATCTGATTAGCACTACGAAAAAAGGATAATTATCTTCCTTAAGTAACCATGGAGTTGTTATAATACCTGGGTTTTGATTAAAATGCATGGGGATAAATAGACGAATGTATAAAATAAAATATCATCCGTGCTAGTTAAATAAGGGGGGACAAGTTTGGACGCTTTAATTGCTTCATTACCAATAATAGTCATGCTGATCGGTCTGCCGATACTGATGAAACCGGCAGTTAAGGTTGCTCCGGTTGCTTGGGCGGTGACCGTTTTAGTTGCAATCTTTTATTTCGGATTTCCGGCACAGGTAACCTTGCTGGCTGCTTTGCAGGGTGCAATCACCGGTATATTTCCAATTATGTATATTCCCTTTGGGGCCATTGTTATTTATAATGTATTAAAGGCTACCGGCTGGATGGATAAGCTGCAGAATTGCATGTCTTCATTGACCAGCGACCGTCGGGCCCAGGCTTTGCTGATTGGCTACGGCTTCAGCGCTTTCCTGGAAGGTATCTGCGGTTTCGGCGCACCGGTTGCCATTCCGGCCAGTATTTTGGTCGGGTTGGGCTACGACCCGATGACAGCCGCTCTGGTTTGCCTCGTATCCAACACCGGACCGGTTCCGTTCGGTTCACTGTCGATTCCGACTAATACCCTGGCTCTTACCACCGGCCTTGATTTTGTAAAACTGTCGCAAATGGGCGGACGTATTATGCCGATTATGGCGTTCCTGATGACATTTTCCTGTGTTTATGTCATGTCCGGCGTCAAAGGCATGAAGGGTATTATTCCGGGAATTTTGATTACCGGTCTTAGTTTTTCCGTTGTCCAATTTGCTGTTTGTAATATCATTGATTCCACCATGGCCACCATTTTGGGCGCTTTGGCTTGTTTAGCCGCATTGTCAATTTATCTGTATAACCTAAAGACCGAGACAGTATGGGTTTTCCCCGGAGAAGCCGCTTGCAGTGGAATGGGGTCTAAAAATATTGATTTCAAAGAACTGGGACTGGCGTGGCTGCCTTATATCCTGGTGGCAATTTTTGTTCTAGCAGTAAGCTTGCCTTCAACAGCACCCTATATTTCGGGTAAAGCTCCGGGATTTAGCGCTTTGCTGGTAAAATTCCAAATTTACAATCCCGGAAAACCATATGCATTTTCCTGGTTCCAAAGCCCTGGTACAATTGTATTGATTGCCGGGTTGGTTGCTTTCCAGTTCATGGGGATCCGCTTTTCGGAATTTACCAAGCAGGTTGGGGTTACTCTAAAACAAATGATGCCGGCTTTCATTACCGTTGCCTGCATCTTGTCTATTTCCGAGGTCATGAATTTAGCAATGCCGATTGTAGATCCTAAGACAAAAGCTGTTGTTTGGGCAACTGCTTCGGGGGCTGCGCAAAAATCGATGATTGCAAT encodes:
- a CDS encoding sugar diacid recognition domain-containing protein yields the protein MTIISRELAQKIVNQLMDIVHRNVNIMNCSGLIIASGQSERINTFHQGGKLAVEEKNVVEIQTNEVEHYSGALPGVMWPIDIKKKIVGVVGVTGEPREVRDTAKLVKTVTELILEREMFLADYRSENRVKAQLVDLLFSNQPEGAKEDIKTLAEMLNYRINLPRLVILIALEPAGKDDFCADGLQNLYSARIRETVLNTIKEAACFTDQDISLFYKKNLCIIKSLADDFCEKKLNIFTKSVTGMLKSLQPPLTIQIGIGSPAANESLLRQSYEEALFALSSSPPDQTRSIAEYDILLNYLFENQCGKCASSLALKKIKQKFDEVKSPYDMHKTLDCLLANNLNISATASQLFIHRNTLKFRLEKLKKIVGLDPCHFFQHAMICKFILSMDKKDCC
- the larA gene encoding nickel-dependent lactate racemase, with amino-acid sequence MATINIPYSKSHIAVSLPDAQLQGILESRAHRYKPEAGEAELVQRALENPIASPRLCELAKGRKKIVIITSDHTRPVPTKIISPLLLKEIRSTNPGADITFLVATGFHRATTQAELLNKFGEELLKNEKIVVHDCWDKSTLVSAGKLPSGGDLLINKLAMEADLLIAEGFIEPHLFAGFSGGRKSVLPGIVSGETIQANHCSEFIAHEKARAGILDGNPIHTDMLFAAKQAKLAFIMNVVIDADKKVIHAFAGDLEQAHVAGCQFVRELASVEAKPADIVITSNGGYPLDQNIYQLVKGLSSGEATCKQGGVIIICAACNDGHGGEAFYKWFKEAPGGAREVMDKIMKIGRNSTIPDQWAAQIIARIQLKHTVIIVSDQCDHQLIADMGFKPASTMEEALAAAKIAGPQATFTVIPDGVAVIIN
- a CDS encoding L-lactate permease; this translates as MDALIASLPIIVMLIGLPILMKPAVKVAPVAWAVTVLVAIFYFGFPAQVTLLAALQGAITGIFPIMYIPFGAIVIYNVLKATGWMDKLQNCMSSLTSDRRAQALLIGYGFSAFLEGICGFGAPVAIPASILVGLGYDPMTAALVCLVSNTGPVPFGSLSIPTNTLALTTGLDFVKLSQMGGRIMPIMAFLMTFSCVYVMSGVKGMKGIIPGILITGLSFSVVQFAVCNIIDSTMATILGALACLAALSIYLYNLKTETVWVFPGEAACSGMGSKNIDFKELGLAWLPYILVAIFVLAVSLPSTAPYISGKAPGFSALLVKFQIYNPGKPYAFSWFQSPGTIVLIAGLVAFQFMGIRFSEFTKQVGVTLKQMMPAFITVACILSISEVMNLAMPIVDPKTKAVVWATASGAAQKSMIAIMAQNLVNTVNQQVMPFLSPLIGALGVFITGSATSSNALFGNLEKLTAQGLGLSDILMATGGNVGSTAGKMISPQSIVIAATAVGLMGKEGLIMRQTIKFAVPYAILLGIIVWLYAFVFPGLVP
- a CDS encoding UxaA family hydrolase, whose amino-acid sequence is MEFLGYRRADGTVGTRNYVGVLSVVVCVNEVVEAIASKVQGTVRFTHHQGCCQTPLDIGKVNHTLIGLGRNPNLHSVLLVSLGCESTDLSQVIEGIRASGKRVEHIVVQETGGASRTTAQGILLAQEMVREASLQAREPFPISELVMGMKCGSSDTTSGLVPNPAIGVASDLLVAEGGTSVLGEVTEFIGAEHILARHAANEEVAKGIFALVKRMENRAMAVGEDIRGGQPTGGNIKGGLTTIEEKSLGAIAKAGSAPIQAVYEYGERPQVKGLVVMDSPGREPEILTGLAAAGCNVIAFATGRGAPQGFPFVPVLKITGSRTAAEKMSDHIDMNLSAVIDGGDTIPDAGRRVLEELVKVASGAMTKAEISGYTNSMDIYMWGPVI
- a CDS encoding UxaA family hydrolase — encoded protein: MAIDAIVLNEKDNVATAVQILKAGQKASVRLGRELHAAVLAEDIPYGHKFAVRNITKGEDILKYGEVIGRATKDIPSGCHAHVQNIESLRGRGDLKGDK